The region GCACCCCCGAGAGCGTCGCGTGGTTCCTCGCCAGTTACGCCCGCGAAGCCAAACACCGACTGAGCCACACCCCACTGGAAGCCCTCGCCCCACTGAAACGCGCGCTCAGCGAAGCACTCGACCTGCAATTCCGGGACGAACAGGGCGAACGCTTCTTCCGCTCCACCCTCATCCAGACCCTCTGGTACGGCCTGTTCAGCGCGTGGGTGCTGCACACCGCGCAGCAGCCCGGCGTGCCGTTCAACTGGCGGGCCGCCGCGTGGGAACTGCACCTGCCCGTCATGCAACGCCTGTTCGGGGAACTCGCCAGTCCGTCCGCGCAGCACAGCCTGAACCTCACGGACCTGCTCGACCGGACCGCCGCCACCCTGGCCCGCGTGGACGTGGACAGCTTCACGCAGAAATTCCAGGGCGACGCCGTCCAGTACTTCTACGAACCGTTCCTCGCCGCGTACGACCCGGAACTCCGCAAGCAGTTCGGCGTGTGGTACACCCCCACCGAAGTCGTGCAGTACATGGTCGAACGCGTGGACACCGCCCTGCGCGAGGAGCTGAACCTGCCCCTGGGCCTCGCCGACCCCAGCGTGTACGTCCTGGACCCCGCCACCGGCACCGGCAGTTACCTGACCGCCACCCTGGACCGCATCTGGCGCACCCTAAAGGCCCAGCCGGACTTCGACGACGCCACCCTGGACGACCTGCGCGCCGCCGTCAGGGAACGCCTGATCGGCTTCGAGATCATGCCCGCCCCGTACGTCATCGCGCACCTGCGCCTCAGCCAGCAGCTCGCGCAGTACGGCGTCACCCTGCGCCCCACCGACCCCAACCACCCCACCCGCCCCGAACGCGCCGCCGTGTACCTCACGAACGCCCTGACCAACTGGCACACCATCCCCGAACCGCTGTCCATGCCGGAACTCCAGGCGGAACAGGACGCCGCGCAACACGTCAAGAAAAGCGCCCCCATCCTCGTCATCCTGGGCAACCCCCCCTACAGCGCCTTCAACGGCACCAGCCAGACCGAGGAAGGCGACCTGATCGCCGACTACAAACACGGCCTGGTCACCGAGTGGGGCATCCGCAAATTCAACTTGGACGACCTGTACGTCCGCTTCTACCGCATCGCCGAACGCAAGGTCGCGCAGGGCGGACGCGGCATCGTGTCCTTCATCAGCCCGTCCTCGTACCTGAACGACCCCAGTTTCGTCGTCATGCGCCGCAAACTCCTGACCGAATTCGACCACCTGACGTTCGACAACCTGAACGGCGACAGCCGCGAAACCGGCAAACGCACCCCCGACGGTCAACCCGACCCCAGCATCTTCAGCACGCCCAGCAACCGCGCCGGCATCCGCAGCGGCACCGCCGTGTCCCTGCTGGTCAAGACCGGACAGGGCGGCCACCCCACCGTGCAGTACCGCGAATTCTGGGGCGCAGGCAAAGGCACCCAACTGCTGCACGCCCTGCACGGCGGCGGCCCCGCGTACCAGCCCGCCGCGCCCACCCCCGCCAACCGCCACACCTTCCGCCCCGAAACCAGCAGCGCCGACTACCAGAGCTGGCCGAAAGTAACCGAACTGGCCGAGGTTGCCCCCTTCAACGGCCCCATCGAACGACGCGGACTCGCACTGATTTCAATTGACCAGAGCGACAACTTTGATCGCGTGAAAGCCTATCTCGATCCATCCATAACCGACGACGAGATAGCTGAAATCGAACCGAGATTTATGCAATCGGCTGGTGAGTTTAAGGCTCAGAAGGCGCGAAATACGATTCTTAAAGAAAGGAAGCAAAAGCCG is a window of Deinococcus grandis DNA encoding:
- a CDS encoding type ISP restriction/modification enzyme, with the protein product MPASTPSAETAVQTYFAEVRAVHATGAGVAETSYYPALFGLLGGIGATLKPRVHAVNHLSNLGAGIPDGGFFDAGQLQRGQEQDVLRGQLPSRGALEVKSPAEQVADIATGTQVARYLDLYGLVLVTNLRAFALYTRENGQPKLLEHLELAPNAATFWTLLRDQGAQAQHAAPLAEFLTRALQTGASLRTPESVAWFLASYAREAKHRLSHTPLEALAPLKRALSEALDLQFRDEQGERFFRSTLIQTLWYGLFSAWVLHTAQQPGVPFNWRAAAWELHLPVMQRLFGELASPSAQHSLNLTDLLDRTAATLARVDVDSFTQKFQGDAVQYFYEPFLAAYDPELRKQFGVWYTPTEVVQYMVERVDTALREELNLPLGLADPSVYVLDPATGTGSYLTATLDRIWRTLKAQPDFDDATLDDLRAAVRERLIGFEIMPAPYVIAHLRLSQQLAQYGVTLRPTDPNHPTRPERAAVYLTNALTNWHTIPEPLSMPELQAEQDAAQHVKKSAPILVILGNPPYSAFNGTSQTEEGDLIADYKHGLVTEWGIRKFNLDDLYVRFYRIAERKVAQGGRGIVSFISPSSYLNDPSFVVMRRKLLTEFDHLTFDNLNGDSRETGKRTPDGQPDPSIFSTPSNRAGIRSGTAVSLLVKTGQGGHPTVQYREFWGAGKGTQLLHALHGGGPAYQPAAPTPANRHTFRPETSSADYQSWPKVTELAEVAPFNGPIERRGLALISIDQSDNFDRVKAYLDPSITDDEIAEIEPRFMQSAGEFKAQKARNTILKERKQKPKFDASHIVIYPFKPFDIRKAYLSADIAPLFSRPAPELLQQVENGNSFFITRDSAANADEGRPFYFSTVAVDYDALGGHARHFPVMLVSAAPASDGLFASTEPSLRANLSAGARAYLAAVGAPDPDASPAGAALLWHHALAVGFSGAYLSEHAGGIAGDWPRIPLPGSLAALTASAALGARVAALLDDPQVPTRAELGAVGRLKRVGGDDPGFEVRAGWGAVQRGNVVMPGRGRTTERAAEGLPAGLGDRVLDVALNDAWVWENVPLGVWAYTIGGYQVMKKWLSYREFGVLGRALTLDEAREVSRMARRLAELVLLGPDLDASYARVQGDVWAWGAGG